The Puntigrus tetrazona isolate hp1 chromosome 3, ASM1883169v1, whole genome shotgun sequence genome contains a region encoding:
- the LOC122330440 gene encoding uncharacterized protein LOC122330440 — protein MSDKCDLCLLGLIFLSSLLTGISGVDDHVFISSGENVSLSCNNALHDCRSTTWIYYNRHSAAVELIALGIKRKDTERHERLSLRSDCSLNIKNITEEDSGLYTCRQYVNGIKQGPDALVYLHVLQVSSSSSSSSQTEISADSVTLFCQLYSFTRVSCDWISSERIEMFWVNQAGVKLKRSDSRDQILISSDHCIIRLNTTLLNEDLYREWRCEVTHRDQVKTSVTYTVWRSGEKTSS, from the exons ATGTCTGATAAGTGTGATCTGTGTCTGCTGGGactcatctttctctcttcactTCTCACAG GTATCAGTGGAGTGGATGATCATGTGTTCATCAGTTCTGGTGAAAATGTCAGTCTGTCCTGTAATAATGCTCTTCATGACTGTAGATCAACTACATGGATCTATTATAACAGACATTCAGCAGCAGTTGAACTAATCGCTTTAGGAATAAAGaggaaagacacagagagacatgaGAGACTGAGTCTGAGGTCTGACTGCTCTCTGAACATCAAGAACATCACAGAAGAAGATTCTGGACTTTACACCTGCAGACAATATGTGAATGGAATAAAACAAGGACCTGATGCTCTTGTTTATCTGCATGTTCTTCAGG tttcttcatcatcttcatcatcctcacagACTGAGATCAGTGCAGACTCTGTGACTCTCTTCTGTCAGCTGTATTCATTTACTAGAGTCTCTTGTGATTGGATCAGTTCTGAGAGAATTGAGATGTTCTGGGTGAATCAGGCTGGTGTTAAACTGAAGAGATCAGACTCCAGAGATCAGATATTAATCTCATCAGATCACTGTATCATCAGACTGAATACAACACTCCTGAATGAAGATCTCTACAGAGAGTGGAGATGTGAAGTTACTCACAGAGATCAAGTCAAGACCTCAGTCACATACACTGTCTGGAGATCAGGTGAGAAAACAAGCTCATGA
- the LOC122332401 gene encoding uncharacterized protein LOC122332401 — protein MSDKCDLCLLGLIFLSSLLTGISGVDDHVFISSGENVRLTCNNALHDCRSTTWIYYNRHSATVELIALGIKKKDTKKHERLSLGSDCSLNIKNITEEDYGLYTCRQYVNGQQHGADTHVYLHVLQVSSSSSSSSQTEISADSVTLFCQLYLYSYTRDSCDWISSERIEVFWVNQAGVKLKRSDSRDQILFSSDHCIISLNTTLLNEDLNREWRCEVTHRDQVKTSVTYTVRRSARAHSATAVTPVHITTSQDPPTTNTYTTKVINHRSGEVSEVPAVNHWFQESERRSCITNTLIVLFPEAMVIPFAALGCLESPVEGG, from the exons ATGTCTGATAAGTGTGATCTGTGTCTGCTGGGactcatctttctctcttcactTCTCACAG GTATCAGTGGAGTGGATGATCATGTGTTCATCAGTTCTGGTGAAAATGTCCGTCTGACCTGTAATAATGCTCTTCATGACTGTAGATCAACTACATGGATCTATTATAACAGACATTCAGCAACAGTTGAACTGATCGCTTTAGGGATAAAGAAGAAAGACACAAAGAAACATGAGAGACTGAGTCTGGGGTCTGACTGCTCTCTGAACATCAAGAACATCACAGAAGAAGATTATGGACTTTACACCTGCAGACAATATGTGAATGGACAACAACATGGAGCTGACACTCATGTTTATCTGCATGTTCTTCAGG tttcttcatcatcttcatcatcctcacagACTGAGATCAGTGCAGACTCTGTGACTCTCTTCTGTCAGCTGTATTTATATTCCTATACTAGAGACTCTTGTGATTGGATCAGTTCTGAGAGAATTGAGGTGTTCTGGGTGAATCAGGCTGGTGTTAAACTGAAGAGATCAGACTCCAGAGATCAGATATTATTCTCATCAGATCACTGTATCATCAGTCTGAATACAACACTCCTGAATGAAGATCTCAACAGAGAGTGGAGATGTGAAGTTACTCACAGAGATCAAGTCAAGACCTCAGTCACATACACTGTCAGGAGATCAG CTCGAGCTCATTCAGCGACAGCAGTGACTCCAGTCCACATCACAACCTCTCAGGATCCACCAactacaaacacatacacaactAAAG TCATCAACCACCGGTCCGGAGAAGTCTCGGAAGTGCCTGCTGTAAACCACTGGTTCCAAGAGAGCGAGAGG AGGAGTTGCATCACCAACACCCTGATTGTCCTGTTCCCAGAGGCCATGGTCATCCCCTTCGCCGCTCTAGGGTGCCTGGAGTCACCCGTGGAGGGGGGGTAG